A single region of the Ficedula albicollis isolate OC2 chromosome 11, FicAlb1.5, whole genome shotgun sequence genome encodes:
- the FBXO31 gene encoding F-box only protein 31, giving the protein MRRTRPQPCTGPQRAPLPGTGPATRAVRPPARGRARWLCRLGNRVRAASATGGGVARLDEAALIGGAARGRRRSAAREQRRGAADSEPDTDTDPEEAGGGGVTEDEEGAERIEGGRPLPPSVEAGPAGRAPLSLLELPPELLVQIFGSLPGTDLPSLARVCTTFRRILRTDTIWRRRCREEYGVCENLRKLEITGVSCRDVYAKRINPRVKSGRFMKILPDYEHMEYRDVYTCLLHRYRHILGLWQPDIGPYGGLLNVVVDGLFIIGWMYLPPHDPHVDDPMRFKPLFRIHLMERKSATVECMYGHKGPHNGHIQIVKKDEFSTKCNQTDHHRMSGGRQEEFRTWLREEWGRTLEDIFHEHMQELILMKFIYTSQYDNCLTYRRIYLPPSSPEDLIQPGLFKGTYGSHGLEIVMLSFHGRKAKGTKITGDPNIPAGQQTVEIDLAHPLQLPDIENLRDFSELSRIVLEVQEQVRREEQQQEQEEHSQQAASQPASPLAGEGAEGEETAAGAEGLTQNKAPASQPFVLPMGVISRNEDYPRTCRICFYGTGLIAGHGFTSPERTPGVFVLFDDDRFGFIWLELKSFSLYSRIKVPFQNAQAPSREAFDEMLKNIQSLAT; this is encoded by the exons ATGCGGCGGACGcgcccccagccctgcaccgGCCCGCAGCGCGCCCCGTTACCGGGCACAGGCCCCGCCACGCGCGCGGTCCGCCCGCCCGCTAGGGGGCGCGCACGCTGGTTGTGTCGGTTAGGGAACAGAGTCCGCGCAGCGTCCGCTACCGGCGGGGGCGTGGCGCGGCTTGATGAGGCGGCGCTGATTGGAGGAGCCGCGCG ggggcgccggcGCAGCGCGGCCAGGGAGCAGCGCCGCGGTGCCGCCGACAGCGAGCCCGACACCGATACGGACCCCGAAGAAGCGGGAGGCGGCGGCGTCACGGAGGACGAGGAGGGCGCGGAACGCATTGAGGGCGGGCGGCCCCTGCCGCCTTCTGTCGAGGCCGGCCCGGCCGGGCGGGCCCCGCTGTCCTTGTTAGAGCTGCCCCCAGAGCTTCTGGTGCAGATCTTCGGCTCCCTGCCCGGTACCgacctgcccagcctggcccggGTCTGCACCACCTTCCGCCGCATCCTCCGCACCGACACGATCTGGCGGCGGCGCTGCCGCGAAG AATATGGAGTGTGTGAAAACCTGAGGAAGCTGGAGATCACAGGAGTGTCCTGTCGAGATGTTTACGCCAAAC GTATAAACCCACGGGTGAAGTCGGGGCGTTTTATGAAAATCCTGCCCGACTACGAGCACATGGAGTACAGAGATGTTTACACCTGCC TGCTGCACCGGTACCGGCAcatcctggggctgtggcagccgGACATCGGGCCCTACGGGGGACTGCTCAACGTGGTG gtAGATGGTTTGTTCATCATTGGCTGGATGTACCTGCCCCCTCATGACCCTCACGTGGATGATCCCATGAGGTTCAAGCCCCTCTTCAGGATCCACCTCATGGAGAGGAAATCTGCCACAGTGGAGTGCATGTATGGCCACAAGGGACCTCATAATGGCCACATCCAG ATTGTAAAGAAGGACGAGTTCTCCACGAAGTGCAACCAGACAGATCACCACAGGATGTCAgggggcaggcaggag GAATTCCGGACGTGGCTGAGGGAGGAGTGGGGTCGGACTCTGGAAGACATTTTCCATGAACACATGCAGGAGCTCATCCTGATGAAGTTCATCTACACCAGCCAATATGA CAACTGCCTGACGTACCGGCGCATCTACCTCCCCCCCAGCAGCCCCGAGGACCTGATCCAGCCCGGCCTCTTCAAGGGCACCTACGGCAGCCACGGGCTGGAGATCGTCATGCTCAGCTTCCATGGCAGGAAAGCCAAGGGCACTAAGATCACT GGAGACCCCAACATCCCAGCTGGACAGCAGACTGTGGAGATAGACCTGGCAcatcctctgcagctgcctgacaTCGAGAACCTGCGGGACTTCAGCGAGCTGTCGCGCATCGTGCtggaggtgcaggagcaggtccggcgggaggagcagcagcaggagcaggaggagcattCCCAGCAAGCTGCCTCCCAGCCTGCCAGTCCCCTGGCAGGAGAAGGTGCTGAGGGGGAAGAGactgcagctggggcagaggggctgacCCAGAACAAGGCCCCAGCTTCCCAGCCCTTCGTGCTGCCCATGGGGGTGATATCGAGGAACGAGGATTATCCCCGGACCTGCCGGATCTG TTTTTATGGGACAGGGCTCATTGCTGGCCACGGCTTCACCAGCCCCGAGAGGACGCCGGGGGTGTTCGTCCTGTTCGACGACGACCGCTTCGGCTTCATCTGGCTGGAGCTGAAATCCTTCAGCCTCTACAGCCGCATCAAGGTGCCCTTCCAGAACGCCCAGGCACCTTCCAGGGAGGCCTTTGATGAGATGCTCAAGAACATTCAGTCCCTGGCTACTTGA